From the Bacillus tuaregi genome, one window contains:
- a CDS encoding TerC family protein produces MEFSLLLEYGWVLLVLIVLEGLLATDNALVLAIMVKHLPEEQRRKALFYGLAGAFLFRLGSLFVISLLVDIWQVQALGAAYLIFMSLNHLLKHFLKKKSAGEEEEKPEKPKKQSGFWMTVLKVEVADIAFAIDSILAAVALAVTLPVIPTLGEIGGMHAGHFIVIFAGGFIGLVIMRFAANMFVKLLAKKPGLEVAAFVIVGWVGVKLLVQTLAHPAVAVVSEGFSHSTAWKATFYIVLVGIAVAGWFLSKDHQTEAESDSASDNVKKVNA; encoded by the coding sequence ATGGAATTTTCATTATTGTTAGAGTATGGCTGGGTTTTATTAGTATTGATTGTATTAGAAGGATTGCTGGCAACTGATAATGCTTTGGTCCTCGCGATTATGGTAAAGCATTTACCGGAGGAACAGCGTAGAAAAGCATTATTTTATGGCTTAGCCGGTGCGTTTCTATTCCGATTAGGATCACTATTTGTTATCTCACTTCTTGTTGATATTTGGCAGGTGCAGGCACTTGGTGCCGCGTATCTCATCTTTATGTCCCTGAATCATCTCCTTAAACATTTTCTTAAGAAGAAGTCGGCGGGAGAGGAAGAGGAGAAGCCAGAAAAGCCTAAGAAGCAAAGCGGCTTCTGGATGACCGTATTAAAGGTTGAAGTGGCGGATATCGCCTTTGCGATTGATTCAATTCTAGCAGCTGTTGCGTTGGCGGTTACACTGCCTGTTATTCCGACTCTAGGAGAAATTGGCGGTATGCATGCCGGTCACTTCATTGTCATTTTTGCCGGTGGGTTCATTGGTCTTGTCATCATGCGATTTGCGGCCAATATGTTTGTTAAGCTGTTAGCGAAAAAGCCAGGCTTGGAAGTGGCTGCATTTGTTATTGTTGGATGGGTGGGAGTCAAGCTTCTCGTTCAAACCCTAGCACACCCGGCTGTTGCCGTTGTCTCAGAAGGCTTTTCCCATTCAACAGCCTGGAAAGCAACCTTCTACATCGTATTAGTTGGAATTGCCGTTGCCGGCTGGTTTCTGTCAAAGGACCATCAAACAGAAGCAGAATCCGATTCAGCATCAGATAATGTGAAAAAGGTGAATGCGTAA
- a CDS encoding serine/threonine-protein kinase, with translation MILTGKHKDLEFVGAGRSAYVFRIKTTEKVIKVFFPAFTEVAKEEAGIYRALQGVDDYPSLYAAGENYIVIDYLRGMTFFECLSSGHRIEPKHIKAVDDALNLARQRGLNPSDIHLRNILLTSNGDIKLIDVARFRQQKDCHQWEDLKKAYYQYYQKGLFPKKMPVWLLNRIADVYKKRWLPRLPQLNGDHR, from the coding sequence ATGATTCTCACAGGAAAGCATAAGGATTTGGAGTTTGTTGGTGCCGGCAGAAGTGCCTATGTATTTAGAATCAAAACAACGGAAAAAGTCATAAAGGTTTTCTTCCCTGCTTTTACCGAGGTCGCAAAGGAAGAGGCAGGAATTTATCGGGCCCTGCAGGGAGTCGATGATTATCCCTCATTGTATGCGGCAGGAGAAAATTATATCGTGATTGATTATCTTCGCGGCATGACTTTTTTTGAATGCTTAAGCAGCGGACATAGGATTGAGCCGAAGCATATCAAGGCTGTTGATGATGCACTAAACCTGGCAAGGCAAAGAGGGTTAAACCCCTCTGATATTCATTTGCGAAATATCCTCTTAACGAGTAATGGTGATATTAAGCTCATTGATGTTGCCCGCTTTAGGCAACAAAAAGATTGTCATCAATGGGAGGACTTAAAAAAGGCCTATTATCAATATTATCAAAAGGGACTTTTCCCAAAGAAAATGCCGGTTTGGCTGTTAAATCGAATAGCCGACGTGTATAAAAAAAGATGGCTGCCAAGGCTGCCCCAGCTGAATGGGGATCATCGGTAA